The Bacteroidales bacterium genome contains the following window.
CTATTAGCGATGCCCATTGTATTGGTAATGTTTTTAATAGGTGTAGTTTTGGTTTTATTAGCATGGTTCAGAGGTTTTACAAAAGCCATTAACAGAGCTTTTTGGTGTGCTTCGGTTGGAGTCGTTTTAGTAGTTTTAGCATTATTCTTTATTGCAGGATTTAACAATACCTCGTTCTATCCGTCGTACACCAATTTACAATCGTCGTTAACTATTTATAATGCTTCATCGAGCCATTATACTTTAACGGTGATGAGTTATGTGTCGCTTTTTGTGCCAGTAGTTATTTTATACATTGCATTGGCATGGAAATCACTAGCCAAAAAGAAAATAGACACAACCGAACTCGATGAAAATTCACATGTTTATTAATTTTTAAAAACAATAGAATATGTTAAGCTCAATTTTATGGTTGTTAATGTGGCCTATATTAATTGCTACATCGTATTATATTACTGTAATGATTTTAAAGAGGAAAAATTGGTTGTAATTATTTGAAAATTTTGGGTCAAAGCTAAATCATGTTTATAATTGAGGCTGGTTTGTTTATTACAAGCCAGTTTCATTTTTATTATTAGCGAAGGTTTTCTGTTCGCTGAAATTTTTTGCCGTTGCTAGAATAAATAAATATCTGATATTTACCTTTTTTTAATGAGCTAATATCGAGAGTATAAAATCCAAATTCATTGATGGTTGGATTATGAATTACTTTTTTAACGGTTTGAGTACTATCTAAAAATTCAACTTTTTCAATAATAGCGTAAACTGAAGCTTCGAGATGTAAAACAGAATTTTCTACATTTACAGGTGTTTGTTTTTGGGTTGACTTTAATTTTATATAATTTGTTTGAGGCTTTGTATTATTTTGAATGTTTGTTGGATATGTAATTGCTCTTTCGGGAACTGAAATATGGTTTACAGCTATGCTCTTTGCAATAGTTGATGTTTGGTGTGGACGTGTAGAAAAATAAAACGTTAGCGTAAGTCCAACTATCAGTAAAATAGAGCTATACCATATCCAATGCCCTATGCCTTTAATAGGATAATTAGGGATTTGGCTTTGAACCTTGTCCCACACATGGGCAGGGGGTTCAATTTGTTGATTTTCTAATTGTTGGTTTAAAAAATCAGCTATGTCAATAATATTATTTGTGTTCATATATCACATTATTTAAATTCATTATTTTTTCTTGTAATATTTTTTTAGCTTTTGAATATTGTCCTTTTGAAGTCATGATCGATATGCCTAGCAGTTGTGCAATTTCTTTATGGCTATAGCCCTCAAAAGCATAAAGGTTAAATATTAAACGTTTTCCTTCGGGCAACGATTGTATTAATCGAAACAAATCTTGAGCTCCTAATTGTGCAATAGCATCGTTTACAGAAATAAGGGTTTCGTCTGTATTTGATTCATTCATTTCTTCAAAAGGTTCGGCATATTTTTTTATATGATCGAGGGCCGTGTTAACCACAATACGACGTACCCAACCCTCAAAAGAACCGCTAAAATTGAAAGTTGGTAAATATTTAAACACTTTTATAAAGGCTTCTTGTAAAATATCTTCGGCGGCAACACGTTTACTTGCATAACGCAAACAAACAGCATACATTTTAGGTGCTAAGCTGTCGTAAAGCTTTTTTTGCGAAGCTTTATCGTTTTTTAAACATTGTTCTATGGTTGTTTTATCAATCATGAACGATGGGTATTTTTGCTAGTTTTTTGACGATTTTGATACCACAATATAGCAATTTTTTCGATAGTTTTCAAAAAGACAATTATACCTAGAACAATAAAGAAAATACCAAAAGCGGTACCAGCACTAAAAATGGTATCTATTATCGACTTTATCATATCGCTTTAGATTTTAAATTGGTAAATTCAAAACCTTTTTGGGTGGGAATTGTAAAATGTCTCCACTGAAGGGCTTTTTGCTTGATTTCCTTAAACCATTTGTTTTTTATATTTTGCAACAAATTACCATTTGTATCGAAAACCTGACATAGGTAAATGTTGTTTTCAAAAGGTTGATTGTTTGCTGGTTTTAAAATAAAATCGTCATCGCAAACAAACATAAGACCTAAAATATCTGAAGCATCAATTTTAATCCCTTTTGAAAATAATTCATCTTTTAAAGAAAATGGCACTTTTAAAATGTGCTTTTGATTATAGATATCGAAAAAAACTAATTCAATGGTTTTCATAACTTACATTTTTAAAAGTAAAACACTTACAATTACTGATATAGGCTTATTGAGATATATAATTAATCCCGAAAGCACAAAAAGAACATTTATGGCATAAAGAATTACAACTACTTGTTTTTGGTTGAGTCCGGTTTTTAGTAATAAATGATGAATATGGTCTTTTCCTGGCAAATAAGGGGCTTTTTTCTGCATTAAACGTACAACAAAGACT
Protein-coding sequences here:
- a CDS encoding sigma-70 family RNA polymerase sigma factor → MIDKTTIEQCLKNDKASQKKLYDSLAPKMYAVCLRYASKRVAAEDILQEAFIKVFKYLPTFNFSGSFEGWVRRIVVNTALDHIKKYAEPFEEMNESNTDETLISVNDAIAQLGAQDLFRLIQSLPEGKRLIFNLYAFEGYSHKEIAQLLGISIMTSKGQYSKAKKILQEKIMNLNNVIYEHK